GATGAAGATTGTTCTGGTGGTGATAGGTCCTGTGGTTTTCAACAAGTATGTGAAGAGATTTCAGATTTGCCTTTAAACACTGAAATTGAATCAGCTCCGCCTCTTATTATGTTTATATTTGACGATTCTGGAAGTATGGATTGGGATATTTCATGTCCTGGAGAAACTCAAGGATATTGTTACGGAGCAACTTCGGTTACAAGCTATAGAACAAGATGGAAGAACCAATGGTCAGGACATAATAAAATGTGGTATAACCCTGGAGTTACTTATGAACCATGGCCTCTTTACAGTAATGCTGATCCGAATAGCCCAAAAACTGATCCTCGATCCAGTGGAACTCAAAGTATGGACTCTAATTGGATAACCTCGTCGCCATATACTTTAGCAGGAGTTCAAGTTAAATATTCCCATTACTATGTATGGTCAAATAATGACACCCCTGCTGATACAGGTGATGATACAGCATATTTGATTAATTTAACAGGAGGGAATATTAATTATTACGAAGTAACTGGACTTGGATCTAATGATACTGTGACTGGTTTAACATTGAGGTATCCTCCACCTGGTGATGTTTTAGTTACAAGGTCTTATAACGCTGAAAGGCAAAATTATGCAAACTGGTTTAGTTATTATAGAAAACGTCAATTTGCAGCAAAAGCGGCTGTTGCACAAGTAATAAATGGAATTTCAGGAGTTAAAATAGGTATTCACACAATTAACAGCAGTGTTAAAGAAGCTGTTAGACCTATAGATTGTGATGGTCTTGATGATACAGATTATATGCTCGGTAGAGTTTATGCGGTAGCTGCAAGTGGAGGTACTCCATTAAGAATCGCTTTAAAAACAGCCGGGCAATACCTTGATGCAACTGACGGAGTTGAGCCTTCCGGCTTAGGAGCATCGCCTTATGCTTCAGAAGCTGATGGTGGAGCTTGTCAGCAGGCTTATGCGATACTCATGACTGATGGTTATTGGAACGGTGGAAACCCATATATTGGAGGAGATTTAGATGGTGATGGATATCAAAATAGTTTGTCAGATGTTGCTAAGTATTATTATGACCGTGATTTATCTACGAACGCTAATCTTCTACCAAAAAACAGCATTGACAGTAACCAAAAGCAACATATGGTAACTTATGGAGTAGCGTTTGGTTTAAATGGAAGCCTAAATCGAAGTAATTATCCGAATTGTCCTACTAAATGTTATGATTATTGTGACACGGCTGATGATTGTCAGAGCTGTGGAGCGCCAAAATGTCCTGCTACATGGCCTCAACCTGTTGCTAATACATCAACCACATTAGACGATATGTGGCATGCTACAGTAAATGGTCGTGGAACATTTTATAGCGCTGAAAATCCGCAGCAACTTGTTGATAGCTTAATGAAGCTTATGCAGGATATTGAAAAGAGAAAATCTACCGGAGCTTCAGTTGGAATGCAGACTCAAGACCATTATTTAGGTTCTTACATGTATCAAGGTATATATGATACTGACGGATGGTCTGGTGACCTTAAGGCTTACAGTATTAATGCTGATGGAACAATAAATCAAAATTATGTTTGGTCAGCTTCTAACAGGCTTGATGTTACTAATTGGGATACTGGAAGAAAAATTATAACTTATAACCCTGCAACTTCTGCTGGTGTTCCTTTTAGAATAGCTAATTTATCACAACCCCAAAAGGATGCTTTAAGTACAGATCCTGTAGAAGCTCAAAAGGTTTTAAATTATATTCGTGGTGATGCAAGTAACGAAGAACCAACAGGAACTTTGAGAAAACGTATCCATAAATTGGGAGATATTGTTAATTCAGCGCCTATTTATTCCGGTGGAGTTGTTTATGTTGGTGCTAATGATGGTATGCTACATGCTTTTGACTCAAGTACTGGTAATGAGCTATTTGCCTATATACCTAACATGGTTTTTGATTATATAAGGAATCTTTCTGACGCTGTATTTACTCATTTATATTTTGTTAATGCTACTTCTTATCTTAGAACAATTCCTTCAACTACTCAGAAATATTTAGTAAGTGGTTTAGGAAAAGGTGGAAAAGGCTTCTTCTGTTTAGATATAAGTTCTGTTGCCTATGGAAGTGAATCAGCAGCAGCTGCTGCATTAGTAAAATGGGAATTTTCTTCAACAAATGATTCTGATGTTGGTTTTAGTTATAGCAGACCAGCAATAGTTAAATCTAATTATAATAATGGTGAGTATGTTGTATGTTTTGGTAATGGATATGATAGTACAAATGGAAAAGCTGTACTTTTTATTATTGACCTTAACGGAAACTTAGTTAAAAAAATTGATACAGGTTACGGAAATACAACAAGTCTTTGTAATGGTCTTTCAAGTCCGGCTTTTGTTGATGTTGATAAAAATGGAACTAGTGATTATGCCTATGCTGGAGACCTTCAAGGTAATTTATGGAAGTTCGACCTTTCAACATTATCTGTTAGTTCTTGGGATGTTGCTTTTAAAGAAAGTTCAGTTAACAAACCTTTATTTCAAGCAAGAAACGCAGGTGGACAGATTCAACCTATAACTTCTAAACCGGATATAATGCAACATTGTGAGCCTTCAAGGCAGGGTTATATCATTGTATTTGGTACTGGTAAATATTTAGGACAATCTGATGTAGTTGGTACGGATGTTCAAACTGTATATGGAATCTGGGATTGGAGTTGGGAATGGCAGTCAGTAGGAAAAACTCCTTTAAATAAATATTTTGGTAGTTTAGAGACAAATACCAGCTCACCTCCAAGTGGATGTCCCTCTACGCCTTCTCAAGTAAGGATGCTTTCCCATAGGTTAAGTACAGTTGTCCCAGGTTCAAGGGATGTATATTTAGTTCAACAGACTGTAGTGGATCAATTCCGTTCAAATAATGCTGAGTGGCGTATAATCAGCAATAATGAAGCTAATTGGTTCTCAGCATCTACAGGGGTGGGATGTCATGCAGGTTGGTATTTGGATCTGCCTGAGAGCGGTGAAAGAGTTTTTGCTGATATTATAATAAGAGATGGAGCTGCTATTGTTGTTTCAGTTACGCCAAATGCATCAGGTTCTCCATGTCAGGCATCTAATGGTACTTCTTGGGTTCATCAGATAGAGGCATGTAGTGGTTCAAGATTTGAATACGCAGTCTTTGATTATAATGGAGATGGAGTTATAGATAAAACTGGTACAACTGATATGGTTAATATGGGAACAACTCAAAATCCAATTTATGTACCTCCTTCAGCTAAGAGAGTTGACGAAATAATATATACTCCAGCTATTATTTCAGATGATGATTCTGGAACAGAAAGAATGTATTTTAATAGCTCAGTAGATCCTCCACTAAAAATGCCAGAGAAAAGAGGAGTAATGTATTGGAAGATTAACGAATAGGAAGATCAGTTAGCAATAGTTTTTGGGAACCGGTTAAAATTATTTCTGGTTCCCAATAATAGCAAAGGTACAATTATTAATAAGGAGATTGACAATGAGAAAATGTTTACTTATAAATTTTATAATTATTTTGATGTTTTGTAGTTGGGGGCTTGCTGATACAGTAAATACTCCTAATAAAGACGCATCTTCCGGGAAACCTGAAATTAATATCCAGAAAATTGAATTTGATTTGGAAGGCAACATTGATAGGTTTGATGATAATGAACTTGTGGTTGATGATAGATTTCATTATGTTTCAAAATTAGTTAGGTTTCGCTCAAAAGATGATAAAAAATCGCTTTTAAGATCTAACTTTACAGTAGGAACAACAGTTAGAGTAAAATTAAATTCAAAAGGTGAGGTTGAAACTATTTGGAAGGTTAAATAGTTTTTTATTTAAGTGAAATGTAGTAGCCTGGCAATTCCATTGCCGGGCTATTTTTTTTAGATGTCGTATTAAGATTAAAAATGACATATCATTACTGTTTTTAGATGATAAAATTTGGATTGGCCTGTATTTTTAGCCTTAATAACCTGAATGAAGCGTCAATAAATAGGTTGTTAAGAGGTATTGATTTTCGTTTTTGCCATTGTCTAAACACGATTTAAAGGATTAAGCAATTACAGGATTAACTTTATTGGCAATAATCAATCTTTGGCATCTTTCAATTTTAGCTTACATTTTTAATTCTGGATTCCCGCCTTCGCGGGAATGACAGTACAACACCCGCGTCATTCCCGCGAAGGCGGGAATCCAGTTTAAATATCGTTTTTTTAAAGGTATTAACTATTTTCCCTGTATTACCTATACTATAAAAAAAATTAAGAGCCAGCATTAACTTTTTTTATAGATTAATGCGTAACTTCGTAAATTTAGAATAACAATGTTTATTAGTTGATTTTTAACTATCCCTGTATATATATGAAGTGCGAGTATTGTTTCATCTAAACATATAGATGGCATATATTTTGTATGAGAAGTTTTTAACTATAATTTTTGGGAGAAAAAACATGAAGAAAAACTTAGGATTTACGATGCTCGAGTTGATGACGGTTGTCGCTATTATTTCGATTTTGATAGCATTGGCAATACCGAATTTAAATCAGTGGGTATCAGAGCGGGGAGTTAAAAATGCTGCGAGCGATTTATATGGGAATTTTTATAGGGCTAAATCTGAAGCTATTATGAGAAATACTCGAGTTACAGTTACTTTTGACCAATTGTTGAGTCCTCCGGTCGTTACTCAAGCAGAGGTTTTTTTTTACGTTATATATGTAGATAATGATAATGATATGGAACGAGATGTCGGAGAAGCAGTTCTTGCTATGTCCAGCTGGAGATCTTATTCAGGAGTAAGTTTGGATTTAGCAAATAAGGGTGGAAATAATTTTAGAATTAACAATCAAGGTCTTTCGTCGGTTAGCTTTCTACCCAATGGACTAACAGTAAATTTGGTAGGAGCGTTTGGCAGCGGAACAGTGTCTTTGAAAAATGATAATAATCAAAAAAGGGCTGTAACTATTAATTCGACCGGATATATTAGCGTTGAAAAGTACTAGGAGGGATAAATGAATTTACATAATAGCGTAAAAAAAGATGGATTTAGCATGCTCGAAATTTTAGTTTCCCTTGGGATTTCAGCAGTAATTATGCTTGTAATTTTTTCTTTTTATACTTTTCAGAATACAGCTTATACAGCGAGAAATAATATTTCTGAAATGCAGCAAAATTTGAGAGCAGCTATGTTCCTAATGGAGCCTGAAATAAGATCTGCAGGATATGACCCTACTAATTCATCTGGAGCTTCAATTACCGCCGCTAATGTTAGTAGTATTACAGTTCAAAGGGATATGAATGCAGATGGAACTATTAGCATTGGAGTAAATAGTGAACAAGTAATTTACGGACTAAGAAAATTAAATGCTGGTGGCGTTGGAAATATCGATGGCGATGCTAATGGAGATGGAATATGTGATGTTCCTCCTTGTTTTATTGGAAGAAATATAAGTAATCCCGTTACGCCAGGTGGAGGGTTTCAATCTGTAGGAGAAAACATTGATGTTTTAAACTTTGTGTATTTAGACGCAGATAATAATGTTTTGACGCAGCCTATCATTGATTTAAGTCTTATACGCTCAATTCAAGTTACGATTGTAGCAAGAACTGAGCAGAGAGACCGTACTTTTGTTAATAGGGCAGCTTACACAAATCAGCAAGGAACTGTATTATTGCCTGCTCAAAACGATAATTTTCATAGATTTGGTTTAACAACAACAATTAATTGCCGTAATCTTTATTTTTAAGTGAGTGTAATTATGCATAATTTAAGAAATGAAAAAGGTTTTACTATTATAGAGGCTATGGTTACATTGGCTGTATTTTCTTTTGGAATTTTAGCCCTTGCATCAATGCAAATTTCTTTTATAAATGGAAGCAAGGCATCTATTTTAAGGACTGATGCTACTAAATGGGCAACGATTTATGCTGAACGTTTTATGGCGGCTCCCGTCGATGATATTAATTTAGCACCAGGAATTCACCCTTTAATTCCTGTTGAGCCTGGCAGTAATTTTAGTGTTACTTGGATAGTTGCTGATGTAGATGTAAATACAGATGCAGTTCCAGATATGAGAAATGTTAATATTACTGTTGTATGGCGATATATGGGTAGAAATTCTACTGTAGTTTACAGTTTTTCCAGAGAATTAATAAATTAATAAAATAAATAAATTATTATTTAAAGGTATTGAGGTTTAAAAATGCAAAATTCCATAAATAATGAAAAAGGTTCAATAATGCTTATTGCGTTATTAAT
This is a stretch of genomic DNA from Desulfobacterales bacterium. It encodes these proteins:
- a CDS encoding GspH/FimT family protein; the encoded protein is MKKNLGFTMLELMTVVAIISILIALAIPNLNQWVSERGVKNAASDLYGNFYRAKSEAIMRNTRVTVTFDQLLSPPVVTQAEVFFYVIYVDNDNDMERDVGEAVLAMSSWRSYSGVSLDLANKGGNNFRINNQGLSSVSFLPNGLTVNLVGAFGSGTVSLKNDNNQKRAVTINSTGYISVEKY
- a CDS encoding prepilin-type N-terminal cleavage/methylation domain-containing protein, translated to MHNLRNEKGFTIIEAMVTLAVFSFGILALASMQISFINGSKASILRTDATKWATIYAERFMAAPVDDINLAPGIHPLIPVEPGSNFSVTWIVADVDVNTDAVPDMRNVNITVVWRYMGRNSTVVYSFSRELIN
- a CDS encoding PQQ-binding-like beta-propeller repeat protein produces the protein MWQKKFKLREIFLVLLILMFTWGTIYAESPDCPENCSYESSCVLLSAGATSGSITAYLSSSDKNDYFQVNINNPGSLRVWTTGSVTKRFYLRTSGCSTIYDGGSYVSNFDLTMPITPGTYYVRVRRSSGSGDYTINASFTQAALTPISCYSSLNGNINSGGDADFYVFNAMAGSMMVETTGSTDTYGVLYNSNWTQNGSANNDGGSGSNFKITRTLTAGTYYLMVRHNAYFTGTGTYTLNLNCVTAHTINASASAGGTINPSGSVAVINGQDQSFDMTPNFGYLLNDVIVDGASVGALTTYDFTNVSSDHTIHAIFVQCQMETYYYDGDGDGYGDNSSTTQQCSGYFASGYTSVGGDCDDGNAAIHPGANDVCGNAVDEDCSGGDRSCGFQQVCEEISDLPLNTEIESAPPLIMFIFDDSGSMDWDISCPGETQGYCYGATSVTSYRTRWKNQWSGHNKMWYNPGVTYEPWPLYSNADPNSPKTDPRSSGTQSMDSNWITSSPYTLAGVQVKYSHYYVWSNNDTPADTGDDTAYLINLTGGNINYYEVTGLGSNDTVTGLTLRYPPPGDVLVTRSYNAERQNYANWFSYYRKRQFAAKAAVAQVINGISGVKIGIHTINSSVKEAVRPIDCDGLDDTDYMLGRVYAVAASGGTPLRIALKTAGQYLDATDGVEPSGLGASPYASEADGGACQQAYAILMTDGYWNGGNPYIGGDLDGDGYQNSLSDVAKYYYDRDLSTNANLLPKNSIDSNQKQHMVTYGVAFGLNGSLNRSNYPNCPTKCYDYCDTADDCQSCGAPKCPATWPQPVANTSTTLDDMWHATVNGRGTFYSAENPQQLVDSLMKLMQDIEKRKSTGASVGMQTQDHYLGSYMYQGIYDTDGWSGDLKAYSINADGTINQNYVWSASNRLDVTNWDTGRKIITYNPATSAGVPFRIANLSQPQKDALSTDPVEAQKVLNYIRGDASNEEPTGTLRKRIHKLGDIVNSAPIYSGGVVYVGANDGMLHAFDSSTGNELFAYIPNMVFDYIRNLSDAVFTHLYFVNATSYLRTIPSTTQKYLVSGLGKGGKGFFCLDISSVAYGSESAAAAALVKWEFSSTNDSDVGFSYSRPAIVKSNYNNGEYVVCFGNGYDSTNGKAVLFIIDLNGNLVKKIDTGYGNTTSLCNGLSSPAFVDVDKNGTSDYAYAGDLQGNLWKFDLSTLSVSSWDVAFKESSVNKPLFQARNAGGQIQPITSKPDIMQHCEPSRQGYIIVFGTGKYLGQSDVVGTDVQTVYGIWDWSWEWQSVGKTPLNKYFGSLETNTSSPPSGCPSTPSQVRMLSHRLSTVVPGSRDVYLVQQTVVDQFRSNNAEWRIISNNEANWFSASTGVGCHAGWYLDLPESGERVFADIIIRDGAAIVVSVTPNASGSPCQASNGTSWVHQIEACSGSRFEYAVFDYNGDGVIDKTGTTDMVNMGTTQNPIYVPPSAKRVDEIIYTPAIISDDDSGTERMYFNSSVDPPLKMPEKRGVMYWKINE
- a CDS encoding prepilin-type N-terminal cleavage/methylation domain-containing protein, producing the protein MNLHNSVKKDGFSMLEILVSLGISAVIMLVIFSFYTFQNTAYTARNNISEMQQNLRAAMFLMEPEIRSAGYDPTNSSGASITAANVSSITVQRDMNADGTISIGVNSEQVIYGLRKLNAGGVGNIDGDANGDGICDVPPCFIGRNISNPVTPGGGFQSVGENIDVLNFVYLDADNNVLTQPIIDLSLIRSIQVTIVARTEQRDRTFVNRAAYTNQQGTVLLPAQNDNFHRFGLTTTINCRNLYF